In Aquiflexum balticum DSM 16537, a single genomic region encodes these proteins:
- a CDS encoding DinB family protein translates to MDQYKSFALLNMKAHFQDLYEYSHQSDLTTIGLLEKYGSEVPEKIIKNFSHILNAQHLWNHRIEGIKSSFKVWDIHLISQFREINESLFLQSFRIIEKEDFERQVNYINSQGESFTNTVKEILFHVVNHSTYHRGQVMLQLRESGLEAISTDYIFYKRK, encoded by the coding sequence ATGGACCAGTATAAGTCCTTCGCCTTATTGAATATGAAAGCCCACTTCCAAGACCTCTACGAGTACAGTCACCAAAGCGACCTAACCACAATCGGTTTGCTTGAAAAATACGGCTCTGAAGTTCCTGAAAAAATCATCAAAAATTTCAGTCATATTCTCAATGCGCAACACCTTTGGAACCACAGAATAGAAGGAATTAAATCTTCATTCAAAGTCTGGGATATTCACCTTATCAGCCAATTCAGAGAAATCAATGAATCTTTATTTCTTCAATCATTCAGAATCATAGAAAAAGAGGATTTTGAGAGACAAGTAAACTATATCAATTCGCAGGGAGAATCTTTTACCAATACAGTCAAGGAAATACTTTTCCATGTAGTCAACCATTCTACCTACCACCGTGGTCAAGTCATGCTCCAATTACGTGAATCAGGATTGGAAGCTATTTCTACAGATTACATATTTTACAAAAGAAAATAA
- a CDS encoding SDR family NAD(P)-dependent oxidoreductase — protein MYIYNQNIVVTGAASGIGKELVCQLSASNNHILAVDIDLEKLGELKNNYPKIEFLCLDLTQIESLLEIFAWIHDHWKKVDIFFANAGYAKYSSWKDLAADDFEKLLRINTLVPIETAKQLFKNQPDYPFRLVITASAMSFWHIPGYGAYAASKAGLHQFAETIRTEGGGDWLTLVYPIATKTKFFEKAGSSIPKAFPVQSVESVVKIMIRGVAKGKTRIFPSRTFRIIQLVNRILPVFKPTYLKLEKNKFDNWTHKTKNL, from the coding sequence ATGTACATCTACAACCAAAATATTGTCGTTACAGGTGCTGCTTCAGGAATCGGCAAGGAATTGGTCTGCCAACTCAGTGCATCGAATAATCATATTTTGGCTGTAGATATTGACTTGGAGAAACTTGGGGAATTAAAAAACAATTACCCTAAGATTGAATTTTTGTGTTTGGATCTTACCCAAATAGAGAGCCTGCTTGAAATTTTTGCTTGGATACATGATCACTGGAAAAAGGTAGACATCTTTTTTGCCAATGCAGGTTATGCCAAATATAGCTCTTGGAAGGACCTTGCTGCCGATGATTTTGAAAAGCTACTTCGCATCAATACCCTTGTTCCTATTGAAACTGCGAAACAGTTATTCAAAAACCAACCGGATTATCCTTTTAGATTGGTCATCACAGCTTCCGCCATGTCTTTTTGGCATATTCCCGGCTATGGTGCATATGCAGCTTCAAAGGCCGGACTTCACCAATTTGCAGAAACAATCCGAACTGAGGGAGGTGGGGATTGGCTGACTTTGGTGTACCCCATAGCCACCAAAACCAAATTCTTTGAAAAGGCAGGGAGTTCCATTCCAAAAGCATTCCCGGTTCAATCAGTGGAATCCGTAGTGAAAATCATGATAAGGGGAGTAGCAAAAGGGAAGACAAGAATTTTCCCTTCAAGAACTTTTCGAATCATTCAGTTGGTCAACAGGATTCTTCCGGTTTTCAAACCCACTTATCTTAAACTGGAAAAAAATAAATTTGATAATTGGACCCATAAAACCAAAAACCTGTGA
- a CDS encoding IlvD/Edd family dehydratase, with the protein MEEKKLRSQEWFGRKGKDGFIYRAWMKNQGFPHHLFEGRPVIGICNTYSELTPCNAHFRDLAEALKRGIWEAGGFPLEFPVMSLGECSIKPTAMLFRNLASMDVEESIRANPMDGVVLMCGCDKTTPSLVMGAASVNLPTIVVSGGPMLAGRFKGRKIGTSDLWRFAEEFKKGELSQEDFTAAEAAMARSQGHCAPMGTASTMAAMVESLGLALPDNATIPAADSRRKVLAHMSGIRIVEMVKEDLKMSDILTRKSFENAIMVNAALGGSTNFILHLLAIAGRMGIELNIDDFDKFSSHVPLIANVQPSGENFVEDLFYAGGLPAVMKEIASLLHLDTKTANGKNLSENILNAECWDRNLIGTLEKPFKPESGIAVLKGNLCPEGAVLKPSAATPSLLTHRGQAVVFEDIDDYKKRLDDPDLDVTPDSVLVLKNVGPRGYPGMPEVGNMQLPMKIIQQGVKDMVRISDGRMSGTGYGTVVLHVSPESAVGGNLALVENGDWIVLDVPNRSLNLEVSEEELEKRRSNFKPLNLGYERGYVNMFIQNVTQAHEGVDFDFLKGASGPEVKRDSH; encoded by the coding sequence ATGGAAGAAAAGAAATTACGAAGCCAGGAATGGTTTGGCCGTAAAGGAAAGGACGGCTTTATTTACCGGGCCTGGATGAAAAATCAAGGATTTCCCCACCACCTTTTTGAAGGTAGACCGGTCATCGGTATCTGCAATACCTACTCCGAACTCACTCCCTGCAATGCCCATTTTAGGGATTTGGCAGAAGCTTTGAAAAGGGGGATTTGGGAAGCAGGCGGATTTCCACTGGAGTTCCCTGTGATGTCCTTGGGAGAATGTTCCATCAAACCTACCGCCATGCTTTTCAGAAACCTGGCCAGTATGGATGTGGAAGAAAGCATCCGTGCCAATCCCATGGACGGCGTAGTCCTGATGTGCGGTTGTGACAAAACTACCCCATCACTAGTCATGGGTGCCGCCAGTGTCAACTTGCCCACGATTGTGGTATCAGGAGGCCCAATGCTTGCCGGAAGATTCAAAGGAAGAAAAATCGGCACTTCCGATCTTTGGCGATTTGCTGAAGAATTCAAAAAAGGAGAATTATCACAAGAAGATTTCACAGCAGCTGAGGCTGCCATGGCACGGTCGCAGGGTCATTGTGCACCAATGGGGACTGCCTCCACTATGGCTGCCATGGTGGAATCTTTGGGTCTTGCGCTTCCCGACAATGCCACCATCCCTGCAGCTGATTCCAGAAGAAAGGTTTTGGCCCATATGTCAGGGATCAGAATAGTGGAAATGGTCAAGGAAGACCTGAAAATGAGTGATATACTCACCCGAAAATCCTTTGAAAATGCCATTATGGTGAATGCAGCATTGGGTGGTTCTACCAATTTCATCCTTCATTTGTTGGCCATAGCAGGAAGGATGGGTATTGAACTTAATATTGATGATTTTGACAAATTCTCCTCTCATGTCCCTTTGATTGCTAATGTGCAGCCTTCTGGGGAAAACTTTGTAGAAGACCTTTTCTACGCAGGCGGTCTTCCGGCAGTGATGAAGGAAATTGCTTCACTCTTGCATTTGGATACCAAAACCGCCAACGGTAAAAATCTTTCTGAAAATATTCTCAACGCTGAATGTTGGGACAGAAACCTGATAGGTACCTTGGAAAAGCCCTTCAAACCTGAATCAGGAATTGCCGTGCTAAAAGGTAATCTTTGCCCGGAAGGTGCTGTACTCAAACCTTCAGCTGCGACGCCTTCATTATTGACCCACCGAGGTCAAGCGGTAGTCTTTGAGGACATTGATGATTATAAGAAAAGGTTGGATGATCCTGATCTGGATGTTACTCCTGATTCAGTCTTGGTTTTGAAAAATGTGGGGCCAAGAGGCTATCCCGGAATGCCCGAAGTTGGAAATATGCAGTTGCCCATGAAAATCATCCAGCAGGGAGTCAAAGATATGGTCAGGATATCCGATGGCAGAATGAGTGGAACAGGTTATGGAACTGTCGTTCTGCACGTTTCTCCTGAATCCGCCGTAGGTGGTAATCTGGCTTTGGTGGAGAATGGGGATTGGATAGTCTTGGATGTACCCAATAGATCACTAAATTTAGAAGTATCTGAAGAAGAACTGGAAAAGCGGAGATCCAATTTCAAGCCTTTGAACTTGGGCTATGAAAGGGGATATGTCAATATGTTTATCCAAAATGTGACCCAGGCCCATGAGGGAGTTGATTTTGATTTTCTCAAAGGAGCTTCAGGGCCTGAGGTCAAAAGAGATTCACATTAA
- a CDS encoding SDR family NAD(P)-dependent oxidoreductase yields MKNHNKVALITGAGQGIGLEIAKLLAEKGHHVIINDIEKSLTEDAVKEVLKTSNAKVLGLSGDSGDLEFIREMVGFAQKEFGNLNVVIANAGITLYGDFWEYDPKDFFEVLRVNMGGTFFLAQAAARVMKNQADGGSLLFTSSVTAHQAHKNLAAYGMSKAAIEMLAKNLVIELSEYKINVNTIAPGATLTKRTAMDKDYEKTWSRITPMGKPASVTDIAHAAVFLVTDEARHITGQNLVIDGGWTSISPSPY; encoded by the coding sequence ATGAAAAACCACAATAAAGTTGCTCTTATCACCGGTGCAGGTCAGGGCATTGGTTTGGAAATAGCCAAGCTTTTGGCCGAAAAGGGCCATCATGTCATTATCAATGATATTGAAAAAAGCCTTACAGAAGATGCTGTCAAAGAAGTTTTGAAAACATCAAATGCCAAAGTGTTGGGATTGTCCGGTGATTCGGGTGATTTGGAGTTTATCAGAGAAATGGTCGGTTTTGCCCAAAAGGAATTCGGAAACCTCAATGTGGTCATTGCCAATGCCGGAATCACTTTATATGGGGATTTTTGGGAATATGACCCAAAAGATTTTTTTGAAGTTCTTAGGGTCAACATGGGCGGTACTTTCTTTTTGGCACAAGCGGCTGCAAGGGTCATGAAAAATCAGGCAGATGGCGGTTCTCTCCTTTTCACCTCTTCAGTGACTGCCCATCAGGCACATAAAAACCTGGCTGCTTATGGCATGAGCAAAGCAGCTATAGAAATGCTTGCCAAAAACCTGGTCATCGAACTTTCAGAATATAAGATCAATGTCAATACCATCGCACCGGGTGCAACCTTGACCAAAAGAACTGCCATGGACAAGGATTATGAAAAAACATGGTCAAGGATCACACCAATGGGCAAACCTGCATCAGTTACAGATATAGCCCACGCAGCTGTTTTCTTGGTAACCGATGAGGCCAGACATATTACAGGACAGAATCTAGTAATTGATGGTGGATGGACCAGTATAAGTCCTTCGCCTTATTGA
- a CDS encoding type II toxin-antitoxin system VapC family toxin gives MGLEKSSFKGKFFIDTAPLIYFIEGNEKYQEVLDRFFKSNQQGLSILYSSALTLTELLVHPMKLNREDLVQKYELILTQSQYFELIPLDVEIAKLASKLRVKYGLKTPDAIQIGTSIQVGCDFFLTNDLGLRKVTEAKVIIMDNLHKLEK, from the coding sequence ATGGGATTAGAAAAAAGCTCTTTTAAAGGTAAATTTTTTATAGATACTGCACCTCTAATTTATTTTATTGAGGGAAATGAAAAGTACCAGGAAGTTCTAGACCGCTTTTTTAAATCAAACCAACAAGGTTTAAGTATTCTTTATAGTTCTGCATTGACGTTGACCGAACTTCTTGTGCATCCCATGAAATTAAACAGGGAAGACCTTGTCCAAAAATATGAATTGATTTTAACCCAGTCCCAGTATTTTGAATTAATACCCCTCGATGTTGAAATAGCAAAATTGGCTTCAAAGCTTAGAGTAAAATATGGACTCAAAACTCCCGATGCGATTCAAATAGGAACATCCATTCAAGTTGGCTGTGATTTTTTCCTAACCAATGACTTAGGACTAAGGAAAGTGACGGAAGCCAAGGTAATTATAATGGACAATCTACATAAATTAGAAAAATGA
- a CDS encoding acetoacetate decarboxylase family protein, protein MSGPQKPINPSPAPWKLTGEGIILVYKFNKKWVEENGFLNDIQKGNFKGGLGFVMLVNYHNSPVGPYKELLFIPGKFTPHKRQSITRIFVDSEESTVNGRFNWGIPKETVPIIWQKKGKEETIGIGHEDDPILFCKITSGGIPFPASTKLIPIHLFQELDGKTFLTDPSGSGWGKFAKIVSLKINGKYFPNIKNQKPLLCIKINPFTMHFPSPE, encoded by the coding sequence ATGTCAGGCCCACAAAAACCAATCAACCCCTCTCCTGCACCTTGGAAATTGACCGGAGAGGGCATTATCCTTGTCTACAAATTCAATAAAAAATGGGTTGAAGAAAACGGCTTTTTAAATGATATTCAAAAAGGGAATTTCAAAGGAGGCTTGGGGTTCGTCATGTTGGTCAATTATCATAATTCACCTGTCGGTCCTTATAAAGAGTTGTTGTTTATCCCAGGGAAATTCACTCCACATAAAAGACAATCCATCACCCGGATATTTGTAGATTCTGAGGAAAGCACTGTAAACGGCAGGTTCAATTGGGGAATTCCCAAAGAGACAGTCCCAATTATCTGGCAAAAAAAGGGGAAAGAAGAAACCATCGGTATCGGACATGAAGATGATCCGATCCTTTTCTGTAAAATTACTTCAGGAGGTATCCCTTTTCCTGCATCCACGAAACTAATCCCCATTCATCTTTTTCAGGAATTGGATGGGAAAACTTTTTTAACCGACCCAAGTGGTTCTGGTTGGGGGAAATTTGCAAAAATTGTGTCACTCAAAATCAACGGAAAATATTTCCCCAATATCAAAAACCAAAAACCACTGTTGTGCATCAAAATCAATCCCTTTACGATGCATTTCCCTTCTCCTGAATAA
- the murA gene encoding UDP-N-acetylglucosamine 1-carboxyvinyltransferase, whose product MSSFRVKGGLKLKGEITPQGAKNEALQILCAVLLTSGKVTIHKIPNIRDVNKLIELLADMGVKVNKIGPESYTFQADQINLQYLETDDFLTKASSLRGSVMILGPLLARFGTGRLSKPGGDKIGRRRMDTHFTGFQKLGAEFHYDKKKEIYHIDGKNLKGAYMLLDEASVTGTANIVMAAVMAEGKTTIYNAACEPYLQQLCDILNRMGAKITGIGSNLLNIEGVKSLKGTEHTLLPDMIEIGSFIGLAAMTQSEITIKDAQIHRLGIIPDTFRRMGIKLEFRGDDIFIPAQKHYEIETFIDGSILTVADAIWPGFTPDLLSIVLVTATQAKGTVLVHQKMFESRLFFVDKLIDMGAQIILCDPHRATVIGLDRKYPLRGIRMTSPDIRAGVSLLIAALSAEGTSVIDNIEQIDRGYQYIDQRLNALGADIVRVD is encoded by the coding sequence ATGTCATCATTCAGAGTAAAAGGAGGCCTGAAGCTCAAAGGTGAAATCACACCTCAAGGAGCGAAAAATGAGGCCTTGCAAATCCTATGCGCGGTACTTTTAACCTCCGGCAAAGTTACCATCCACAAAATCCCCAATATCCGTGATGTCAATAAACTGATTGAACTGTTGGCTGACATGGGCGTGAAAGTGAATAAAATCGGTCCTGAATCTTATACTTTCCAGGCCGATCAGATCAATCTTCAATATCTGGAAACAGATGATTTTTTGACCAAAGCTTCTTCTTTAAGAGGTTCTGTGATGATCCTAGGGCCATTATTGGCAAGATTCGGGACAGGCAGATTATCAAAGCCCGGAGGGGATAAAATCGGACGAAGAAGAATGGACACCCATTTTACCGGATTCCAAAAACTCGGGGCTGAATTCCATTACGACAAGAAAAAAGAGATTTACCACATCGATGGCAAAAACCTGAAAGGGGCTTATATGCTCCTTGACGAAGCCTCGGTAACGGGTACGGCAAACATTGTTATGGCTGCGGTAATGGCAGAAGGCAAAACAACCATCTACAATGCGGCCTGTGAGCCATACCTTCAACAACTATGTGACATTCTGAATCGCATGGGAGCAAAAATCACCGGAATAGGTTCCAACCTGTTGAACATTGAGGGTGTGAAATCCCTGAAAGGCACAGAACATACGCTGCTGCCAGATATGATTGAAATCGGGTCATTTATTGGTCTTGCGGCAATGACCCAATCCGAAATCACTATCAAGGATGCCCAAATCCATAGGCTTGGAATTATCCCGGATACATTCCGAAGAATGGGCATCAAATTGGAATTCAGGGGAGATGACATCTTTATCCCTGCGCAAAAGCATTATGAAATAGAGACTTTTATCGATGGTTCGATCCTGACCGTTGCCGATGCAATTTGGCCGGGATTTACGCCTGACCTTTTGAGCATCGTTTTGGTTACCGCGACCCAGGCCAAAGGAACTGTTTTGGTACATCAGAAGATGTTTGAAAGCCGCCTGTTCTTTGTAGATAAGTTGATTGATATGGGTGCACAGATCATTCTATGCGATCCGCACCGTGCTACAGTGATCGGATTAGACAGGAAATATCCGCTAAGAGGTATCCGCATGACTTCGCCCGATATCAGGGCGGGGGTTTCTTTGTTGATTGCCGCACTTTCGGCTGAGGGAACATCGGTCATTGACAATATCGAGCAGATTGACCGTGGATATCAGTACATAGACCAAAGGTTGAATGCTTTGGGAGCGGATATTGTTAGGGTGGATTAG